The following proteins are co-located in the Anaerosporomusa subterranea genome:
- a CDS encoding 3-keto-5-aminohexanoate cleavage protein, which produces MSDLSNKVILTIAPTGNVPTKKLTPYVPLTPQEIAADAYACWKEGAAVVHIHTRDKDGNPTSDVEVNREVMAELDRYTDCDIIRQVSTGGRAGKSYMERGQMICLSPDMSSLATGSSNFPAKCNFNDPETVSYLAAEMLKYNVKPEIEVFDTAMIWNAIRLAEKGEIKTPMHFNLVLGVAGSQPATVDALMYCYQHLPKDCTWGVSAIGKDHVKLSTIALALGGNVRVGIEDNIYYSKGVLATNVSLLQRVKNIALAMGKEIATPDEARQILGLTPKKQ; this is translated from the coding sequence ATGAGTGATTTAAGCAACAAAGTTATTCTTACCATCGCGCCTACAGGCAATGTCCCTACCAAAAAATTAACCCCTTATGTTCCCCTAACCCCGCAGGAAATTGCGGCTGATGCTTATGCATGCTGGAAAGAGGGCGCGGCTGTAGTTCATATCCACACCCGCGACAAAGATGGAAATCCGACTTCAGACGTCGAAGTAAACCGTGAGGTCATGGCAGAGCTTGATAGGTATACAGACTGTGATATTATTCGCCAGGTTTCCACCGGTGGCCGCGCCGGCAAAAGCTATATGGAGCGCGGTCAGATGATCTGCCTGTCGCCCGATATGTCGAGCCTTGCGACCGGCTCTTCCAACTTTCCCGCCAAATGCAATTTCAACGATCCGGAAACTGTCTCCTATCTAGCAGCCGAAATGCTCAAATACAACGTCAAGCCAGAAATTGAGGTTTTTGACACCGCGATGATTTGGAATGCAATCCGTTTGGCGGAAAAGGGTGAAATCAAGACTCCGATGCACTTCAATCTCGTGCTCGGCGTGGCTGGCTCGCAGCCTGCGACTGTCGACGCCTTGATGTATTGCTATCAGCATCTTCCGAAAGACTGTACCTGGGGCGTTTCTGCCATCGGTAAAGACCATGTGAAACTTTCGACCATCGCTTTGGCGCTTGGCGGCAATGTCCGCGTCGGTATTGAAGACAATATTTATTACTCCAAAGGCGTTCTCGCTACCAATGTTAGCCTGCTACAGCGCGTGAAGAATATCGCACTTGCCATGGGCAAGGAGATCGCCACTCCGGATGAAGCTAGACAGATCCTTGGTTTAACGCCTAAAAAACAGTAG
- a CDS encoding sigma-54 interaction domain-containing protein: protein MIKVSADQSILEAVRLLLQSTGRDIYYFDEETSLEHKVNREHLIALVASGFPAALSLKSMEAITPNLLSSTIDSSQTSLGFVMRWFISVFESLHDGVLIIDHNEIVRYINKSFERISGAVFSETVGRVLTEARPGAKLGSAVRTGKPLLGVRRKFGEIEYMTDMHPIIINGECIGGVTIARDITEIQQLQTKLSKYQVRYNDLLRQINKENTATYRFADICGNSPALHAVKRLAEKLANSNLPVLLRGESGTGKELFAHAVHLASARHEQAFVTVNCAAIPGPLLESELFGYSAGAFSGAKQSGKSGLITLAHNGTLFLDEIGDMDIELQAKMLRVLQTGEVQPLGSVNKMKVNVRVVAATNRNLEDMIRIGKFREDLFYRLNVSQVYIPPLRERVQDISVMAEHFLGQCIHPSFGKLELDAETLRTLERYPWPGNVRELENTIRFIANITDRTVITPDYLPQVFFQHRTLVQKEQTIKPDEAVSLKTMKHAAEKEMIVAALTSFGRSVQGKREAAKQLGISLTTLYARMSVLNIK, encoded by the coding sequence ATGATCAAAGTTTCTGCTGATCAATCTATCCTTGAGGCTGTCCGCCTGTTACTACAATCCACCGGCCGTGATATTTATTATTTTGATGAAGAGACTTCACTTGAACATAAAGTTAACCGGGAACACCTCATCGCCTTAGTCGCTTCTGGTTTTCCTGCCGCTCTTAGCTTGAAATCCATGGAGGCAATCACTCCGAATCTGCTCTCTTCTACTATCGACTCAAGCCAAACGTCGCTGGGGTTTGTCATGCGGTGGTTTATTAGCGTATTTGAATCACTGCATGACGGAGTTCTGATCATCGATCATAATGAAATCGTCCGTTATATCAATAAATCGTTCGAGCGAATCAGCGGGGCGGTGTTCTCGGAGACGGTCGGCCGCGTGCTGACTGAAGCCAGACCGGGGGCCAAACTGGGCAGCGCCGTTCGCACCGGCAAACCGCTATTAGGGGTTCGCCGGAAGTTTGGGGAAATTGAGTACATGACTGATATGCATCCAATTATCATTAATGGCGAATGTATTGGCGGCGTGACCATCGCACGTGATATTACGGAAATTCAGCAACTGCAAACCAAGCTAAGCAAATACCAGGTGCGCTATAATGATTTGTTGCGCCAGATAAATAAAGAAAATACGGCAACCTATCGCTTTGCCGACATCTGCGGCAACAGTCCGGCCTTGCACGCGGTCAAACGGCTGGCTGAGAAGCTAGCAAATTCAAATTTGCCAGTGCTACTTAGGGGTGAAAGCGGCACAGGCAAGGAACTATTTGCGCATGCTGTTCATCTGGCCAGCGCCAGACATGAACAGGCTTTTGTTACAGTTAATTGCGCCGCCATTCCTGGACCGCTCTTGGAAAGCGAACTGTTCGGCTACAGTGCGGGAGCTTTCTCCGGCGCCAAGCAAAGCGGCAAGTCTGGTTTGATTACGCTGGCTCATAACGGGACGCTTTTTTTAGACGAAATTGGCGACATGGATATTGAGTTGCAGGCGAAAATGCTGCGTGTGTTGCAGACTGGAGAAGTTCAGCCCTTGGGCAGTGTCAACAAGATGAAAGTAAATGTGCGGGTGGTCGCGGCTACCAACAGAAATCTGGAGGACATGATCCGGATAGGCAAGTTCCGGGAAGATTTATTTTACCGTTTAAATGTGTCGCAGGTGTACATCCCGCCTCTGCGCGAGCGTGTCCAAGATATCTCTGTCATGGCAGAACACTTCTTAGGACAATGCATTCACCCCAGCTTTGGCAAGCTAGAGCTCGACGCTGAAACGCTAAGAACCTTGGAACGCTATCCCTGGCCGGGAAACGTGCGTGAACTGGAGAATACCATCCGGTTTATCGCGAATATTACTGACCGGACTGTGATTACGCCCGACTATTTGCCGCAGGTTTTTTTCCAGCATCGTACTTTGGTCCAGAAGGAACAGACAATTAAGCCGGATGAAGCTGTTAGCTTAAAGACGATGAAGCACGCTGCAGAAAAAGAAATGATTGTCGCTGCTTTAACCAGCTTTGGCAGAAGTGTTCAGGGTAAGCGGGAGGCGGCTAAGCAGTTGGGCATCTCGTTAACTACTCTGTATGCGAGAATGAGCGTATTAAATATTAAGTGA
- a CDS encoding chitosanase: MKLGDLSAKYESNGDPGAISSGEGDAGGVSYGAYQFAANAGVPGQFVAWLKQIGYLYADELAEAGVPGCDEFSDAWLRAAARDPDGFLAAQHEFVRQSYYEPAREQALAAGINIDGCSFALQNVVWSAAVQYGAYYVKELFEDAATQLGVTSAADADDAALIQAIYDVRASDEWTTGSPELRPGLIARFEAECRDALAALDSE, encoded by the coding sequence ATGAAACTTGGCGATCTCAGTGCAAAATACGAATCAAACGGTGATCCGGGGGCGATTTCCTCTGGTGAAGGTGATGCCGGCGGAGTCAGTTATGGCGCTTATCAGTTTGCGGCAAACGCCGGCGTTCCTGGGCAGTTTGTTGCTTGGCTGAAGCAAATCGGTTATTTGTATGCAGACGAGTTGGCGGAGGCTGGCGTGCCGGGATGTGACGAGTTTTCTGATGCGTGGCTGAGAGCTGCCGCTAGAGACCCGGACGGTTTCTTGGCAGCTCAGCATGAATTTGTAAGACAGAGCTACTATGAGCCGGCTCGGGAACAGGCGTTAGCGGCCGGTATCAACATCGATGGCTGCTCCTTTGCTCTGCAGAATGTAGTCTGGTCTGCTGCAGTTCAATATGGGGCCTATTATGTGAAAGAGTTGTTTGAAGATGCTGCGACCCAACTTGGCGTAACTTCTGCCGCCGACGCGGATGATGCGGCTCTTATCCAGGCGATTTATGACGTGCGGGCTTCAGACGAATGGACAACAGGCAGTCCCGAACTGCGGCCTGGGTTGATTGCCCGATTTGAAGCAGAGTGTCGTGATGCGCTGGCTGCTCTTGACAGTGAATGA
- a CDS encoding HD-GYP domain-containing protein: MNAKFDSRRCLIQELTPGMEIGQTVYAGNGMAWLVEGTILNSEMIQRLLALGLENVVIREYRKVRVDIPKEETVIEPPLEFVIAPSTLQVKVDNEYEAVLTSVRRLFSILRLKRALEPTTLNQITDQILEWSSRGAFIANFLLLAAQRPDYPVQHSVHVAAISGVIGNLLEMPEQELKELVLCGLVHDIGFLPDSNETLLGLSQPDQMENARSHPVKGFKILQACSFIPQSVLYGVLQHHERCDGSGYPLGVDQDKIHRFAKIIGVADTYELLNFSRDNTECLSPFLVMRRLKDEMLEKLDPVSCTAFLEYLTKGMIGNVVLLSDGAKAQVVYWYSSDPQPVVRKDNGNFIDLSKQKQVSIVKIISA, encoded by the coding sequence TTGAACGCTAAATTTGACAGCCGGCGCTGCCTCATTCAGGAACTTACACCTGGTATGGAGATAGGCCAGACGGTATACGCAGGCAATGGAATGGCTTGGCTGGTTGAAGGGACTATCTTGAACTCGGAAATGATTCAGCGATTATTGGCGCTTGGCCTTGAGAACGTGGTCATTCGCGAGTATCGTAAAGTGCGGGTGGACATCCCCAAGGAAGAAACAGTTATCGAACCGCCACTCGAATTTGTTATCGCTCCTTCCACGTTACAGGTTAAAGTAGACAATGAATATGAGGCTGTGCTAACCAGCGTGCGGCGTCTATTTTCGATTCTACGTCTAAAGAGGGCGCTTGAGCCAACCACGCTTAACCAGATAACCGATCAGATTCTGGAATGGTCATCACGTGGTGCGTTCATTGCCAATTTTCTTTTGCTTGCTGCGCAGCGGCCAGATTATCCGGTGCAGCATTCTGTTCATGTGGCGGCGATTAGCGGTGTGATCGGCAATCTGCTGGAGATGCCTGAGCAGGAGCTGAAGGAACTGGTTTTATGCGGCTTAGTTCATGATATAGGCTTTTTACCTGATTCTAACGAAACGCTGCTCGGTTTGTCTCAGCCAGATCAGATGGAAAATGCCAGATCGCATCCGGTCAAAGGCTTCAAAATCCTGCAAGCATGTTCATTTATTCCACAATCCGTCCTATATGGAGTACTGCAGCATCATGAACGTTGTGATGGCAGCGGCTATCCGCTCGGGGTAGATCAGGATAAGATACATCGGTTTGCGAAAATTATCGGGGTGGCTGACACATACGAATTGCTAAATTTTAGCAGAGATAATACTGAATGTTTGTCGCCCTTCTTGGTCATGCGAAGATTAAAGGATGAGATGCTTGAAAAACTCGATCCAGTTTCCTGTACCGCGTTCCTAGAATATTTAACTAAGGGCATGATCGGCAACGTTGTCTTGTTGAGCGACGGCGCCAAAGCACAGGTGGTGTATTGGTATTCCTCTGATCCCCAGCCTGTTGTTAGAAAAGATAATGGTAACTTCATCGACCTCTCAAAACAAAAACAAGTATCGATTGTTAAAATTATCAGCGCGTAA
- a CDS encoding DUF5662 family protein: MKYSSDITKAQFEVATLKLSNHLRFLRYLLEHKWLVFLEACKLGIPWRGLVHDLSKFSPQEWQPRVAAMGNRAKDYQDAEGFYVAENVPDELASSWLHHYHHNKHHWQWWVVLLDGKVYKVLPMTDEYRREMLADWLAVARMPGRQAMLPWYQENRDAMLLHPETKQWVEEQLGLQTDKACFKNTQP, translated from the coding sequence GTGAAATATAGTAGTGATATAACGAAGGCTCAATTTGAGGTGGCCACTCTGAAGCTTAGCAATCATCTGCGCTTTTTGCGGTATCTGCTTGAACATAAATGGCTGGTTTTCCTGGAAGCCTGCAAACTTGGTATCCCTTGGCGCGGTCTGGTGCATGATCTGAGCAAGTTTTCACCCCAGGAATGGCAGCCACGCGTGGCGGCTATGGGCAATCGTGCCAAAGATTATCAAGATGCTGAGGGTTTTTATGTTGCCGAAAACGTGCCAGACGAATTGGCGTCAAGTTGGCTGCATCATTATCACCATAACAAACATCACTGGCAATGGTGGGTTGTCCTGTTAGATGGCAAAGTATACAAAGTGTTGCCAATGACAGATGAGTACCGCCGTGAAATGTTGGCCGACTGGCTGGCAGTGGCTCGTATGCCCGGGCGGCAGGCTATGCTTCCCTGGTATCAGGAAAATCGTGATGCCATGCTGCTTCATCCCGAGACCAAACAGTGGGTTGAAGAACAATTAGGTCTGCAGACTGATAAAGCGTGTTTCAAAAACACGCAACCATAA